The following is a genomic window from Rhizobium sp. 11515TR.
TCGGCGCCTGGTTCTTCGGCTATCCGTTCCTCACCTCGCATTTCCAGTATCTCGACGTGCCGTTGATCGGCAAAGTGCCGGCGGCAAGCGCGCTGCTCTTCGATCTCGGCGTCTTCCTGCTCGTCGTGGGATCCACGGTTCTGATCCTCGTCGCGCTTGCGCACCAGTCGATCCGTATCAACCGCCTGCGGGCGCTCGATGCCGACAAGGCAAAGGGGGATTGATGGAACTCATCTTGTCCATTGCGATAGGTGTGATGACGGCTTGCGGCGTCTGGCTGATCCTGCGTCCGCGCACCTACCAGGTCATCATCGGGCTGTCGCTGCTCTCCTATGCCGTCAATCTCTTCATCTTCGGCGTCGGCGGCGTGAAGACGAATGTGCCGCCGCTGCTCGGCGATGGCACCGCAACGCACGCTCTGGCAGACCCGGTGCCGCAGGCTCTGGTGCTGACGGCGATCGTTATTGGCTTTGCGACAACGGCTCTCTTCCTCGTCGTGCTGCTTGCCTCGCGCGGCCTGACCGGTACTGATCACGTCGACGGACGGAGTGACCGGAAATGACAGGCTGGTCGCATCACCTCATCATCGCGCCGATCCTTGTTCCGCTGATTGCGGGCGCATTGCTTGTGTTCATAGACGAGCGTTCGCGCACGCTGAAGGCACTTATCAGTCTGGCGGCAACGCTCCTGCTGGTCGGCATTGCACTTGTGCTCTTCCGCGCGGAGGGCGGATCGCCGGGGCTGGAGCGGGCCTATCTGCTTGGAAACTGGAGCGCGCCTTTCGGCATCGTGCTC
Proteins encoded in this region:
- a CDS encoding Na+/H+ antiporter subunit C gives rise to the protein MELILSIAIGVMTACGVWLILRPRTYQVIIGLSLLSYAVNLFIFGVGGVKTNVPPLLGDGTATHALADPVPQALVLTAIVIGFATTALFLVVLLASRGLTGTDHVDGRSDRK